A genomic window from Caldicellulosiruptor kronotskyensis 2002 includes:
- a CDS encoding UDP-N-acetylmuramoyl-tripeptide--D-alanyl-D-alanine ligase, with protein MNLWLSEIAKAVNGELKIFSTDVLVKNFSINSKSIGKDTLFIPLKGSRFDGHDFVKEALQNGAISFISQKDFDDLKVPYVKVGDTLLALQSLAYFARRKLNDLKVVGVTGSVGKTSTKEYIFNVLSLRYRAFKNQGNFNNHIGLPISILNMPEDTQVAVFEMGMSNFGEISKLSQIAKPDIGVITNIGVAHIENLKSRYNIFLAKSEIQDGMPESGILIINNDNDILNLHKKEFKRKVVTIGIENESNFRAQNVQKHQNGFSFEVGGYTYFIKSFNFHDIYNSLFAIAVGTILEIDRELIKEAILQKERLKRRFEVINKGSITVVDDTYNASTHSMLSAIDSICEFDGKKILVLGDMLELGEFSEEEHRRVGRYILQKPIDVVICTGKDAFYIFDEAKKKDGVKAYFVSKDECLDVLKREVTSNCTILFKASRGIKLDEVVDEFLKER; from the coding sequence ATGAACCTGTGGCTTTCTGAGATAGCAAAAGCTGTAAATGGAGAACTTAAAATTTTTTCTACTGATGTTCTTGTTAAAAATTTTTCAATTAACAGCAAAAGTATAGGAAAAGATACTTTGTTTATTCCCTTAAAAGGAAGCAGATTTGACGGACACGATTTTGTAAAAGAAGCACTGCAAAACGGTGCAATTTCGTTTATTTCTCAGAAAGACTTTGATGATTTAAAAGTACCTTATGTTAAGGTAGGAGATACGCTTTTAGCACTGCAAAGTTTGGCTTATTTTGCAAGAAGAAAATTAAATGACTTGAAGGTTGTAGGAGTTACTGGTAGTGTAGGCAAGACCTCAACAAAGGAGTATATATTCAATGTATTGAGTTTGAGGTACAGAGCTTTTAAAAACCAGGGCAACTTTAACAACCACATAGGTCTTCCAATTTCTATTCTGAACATGCCAGAAGATACACAGGTTGCTGTATTTGAAATGGGAATGAGTAATTTTGGAGAGATTTCTAAACTATCCCAAATTGCAAAACCCGATATTGGTGTTATTACAAATATTGGTGTTGCTCACATTGAAAATTTAAAGTCACGGTACAACATTTTTCTTGCAAAGTCAGAGATTCAGGACGGAATGCCGGAAAGTGGAATACTGATTATAAACAACGACAATGATATTTTGAACCTTCACAAAAAAGAATTCAAAAGAAAGGTTGTTACCATTGGGATTGAAAACGAGAGCAATTTCAGAGCGCAAAACGTGCAAAAACATCAGAATGGATTTTCATTTGAGGTAGGAGGCTACACCTATTTTATAAAAAGCTTTAATTTTCATGACATTTATAACTCTCTTTTTGCAATTGCAGTGGGGACAATCTTAGAGATAGACAGAGAGCTTATAAAAGAAGCAATCCTTCAAAAGGAGAGGCTAAAAAGAAGGTTTGAGGTTATCAATAAAGGAAGCATTACAGTTGTGGATGATACTTACAACGCAAGCACACATTCGATGCTGTCTGCCATAGACAGTATATGTGAGTTTGACGGCAAAAAGATATTAGTGCTGGGTGACATGCTTGAACTTGGCGAGTTTTCTGAAGAGGAACACAGGAGAGTTGGCAGATACATATTGCAAAAGCCGATAGATGTTGTCATATGTACAGGTAAAGACGCGTTTTATATATTCGATGAAGCAAAAAAGAAAGATGGTGTAAAAGCTTATTTTGTTTCAAAAGATGAGTGTTTAGATGTGTTGAAAAGAGAAGTTACAAGCAACTGTACAATCCTTTTTAAGGCTTCGCGGGGCATAAAACTTGATGAAGTTGTAGATGAATTTCTCAAGGAGAGATAA
- a CDS encoding UDP-N-acetylmuramoyl-L-alanyl-D-glutamate--2,6-diaminopimelate ligase, with protein sequence MQNRKGEDFLKLKDLIENIDVLETNVGDFGKDITDIAYNSKNAKEGCVFVCIKGFKTDGHEYINEAIQNGACLVVVDEFFDTSKIEGKIDYIKTSNTRKALAVMSANFFGHPSKDFLLIGVTGTNGKTSTTFMIKSILEAHGQKVGLIGTIKNMIGSIEIEAQHTTPESYDLQKLFWQMKNEGVDSVVMEVSSHSLELFRVYDCDFDVGVFTNLTQDHLDFHGTMENYFAAKLKLFGMSKKRVVNADDMWGKRIIEMYPDSVTYAKDSDAQVFARNIKLFVNKNQFELWYNGEKEEITLNIPGVFSIYNSLAASACCISLGIKLDDIKKGLENLKAVPGRFEIVESNQKFTVVIDYAHTPDGLLNLMKTVNEVTDGRKVLLFGCGGDRDRTKRPIMGEIAGRMADFVIVTSDNPRTEDPLKIIADILEGIKKTNVEYVVIPDRYEAIKYAIKNARENDFIVLAGKGHETYQILKDKTIPFDEREVVKNILKEIRE encoded by the coding sequence ATGCAGAATAGAAAGGGTGAAGACTTCTTGAAATTAAAGGATTTGATTGAGAATATTGATGTTTTAGAAACAAATGTTGGAGATTTTGGTAAAGATATAACTGATATTGCGTACAATTCAAAGAATGCAAAAGAAGGCTGTGTTTTTGTGTGTATAAAAGGCTTTAAAACAGATGGGCATGAATATATAAATGAGGCAATCCAAAATGGTGCATGTTTGGTGGTTGTAGATGAGTTTTTTGACACATCTAAAATTGAAGGGAAGATTGATTATATAAAGACTTCAAATACCAGAAAGGCCCTTGCTGTTATGTCTGCAAACTTTTTTGGTCATCCTTCAAAGGACTTTTTGCTAATAGGTGTAACAGGTACAAACGGCAAAACTTCAACAACATTTATGATAAAATCTATACTTGAAGCTCATGGGCAAAAAGTGGGGTTGATTGGTACAATCAAGAATATGATAGGTAGCATAGAAATTGAAGCTCAGCATACAACGCCTGAGTCTTATGACCTGCAAAAACTCTTTTGGCAAATGAAAAACGAGGGTGTTGACAGTGTTGTGATGGAAGTTTCTTCGCACTCTCTTGAACTTTTTCGAGTATATGACTGTGATTTTGACGTTGGAGTTTTTACAAACCTCACTCAGGACCATTTAGACTTTCATGGAACAATGGAAAATTATTTTGCTGCAAAGTTGAAACTTTTCGGTATGAGCAAAAAGAGGGTTGTAAATGCTGATGATATGTGGGGAAAAAGGATTATAGAAATGTATCCTGACAGTGTGACATACGCTAAAGACAGCGATGCCCAAGTTTTTGCACGAAATATAAAACTTTTTGTTAACAAAAATCAATTTGAGTTGTGGTACAATGGGGAAAAAGAGGAGATAACACTTAACATTCCTGGTGTTTTTTCGATTTACAACAGCCTTGCTGCTTCTGCATGTTGTATTTCGCTTGGTATAAAGCTTGATGATATAAAAAAAGGGCTTGAAAATCTAAAAGCAGTGCCAGGAAGGTTCGAGATTGTAGAGTCAAACCAAAAGTTTACTGTGGTGATTGACTATGCACACACACCAGATGGGTTATTAAATCTCATGAAGACAGTAAATGAAGTTACAGACGGCAGAAAAGTGTTACTTTTTGGATGTGGCGGAGACAGAGATAGGACAAAAAGACCAATTATGGGTGAGATTGCTGGAAGAATGGCAGATTTTGTGATTGTTACATCTGACAATCCACGAACAGAAGACCCGCTCAAGATAATTGCTGATATCTTGGAAGGGATAAAAAAGACAAATGTTGAGTATGTGGTTATACCCGACAGGTATGAGGCTATTAAATATGCTATAAAGAATGCAAGAGAAAATGATTTTATTGTTCTTGCCGGGAAAGGACATGAGACTTACCAGATTTTAAAAGATAAAACTATACCATTTGATGAGAGAGAGGTTGTGAAGAATATCTTAAAGGAGATAAGAGAATGA